A genomic stretch from Thermincola ferriacetica includes:
- a CDS encoding efflux RND transporter permease subunit, whose amino-acid sequence MKVTELAIKKPVAMTMIIMFFVVLGLFSYTKLGADLFPKANMPFVTITSIYPGAGTEEMESQVVDPIEEQVSSISGLKKVASYINEGVATTVLEFTMSTDADVAVNDTQKAVDAVLIKLPRDMDKPLVQKVDLNAEPVITIAVSGERSLNEIYEIARDKIKDRLESVPGVATVNIVGGQEREILVEVDRNRLAAYGLSVNQVIQRLSLENHNVPSGKIKQTDRNYNIRLLGEFTELREIEDLLIPLPTGGTIPLKDIAKVSDTFKEMERLSRLNKKEAVAILVQKQSDASIVDTAEGIRKELESIKKDVPGDIKIVISDDTSTFITNSLADTKRTLVEGVVMTGIVLLFFLREWRSLVIVMLAIPTSIIATFMMMYFFGFTFNMLSLMGLSLCVGILVDDSIVVLENIHRHLQMGKNAEQAAIDGRGEIGMAAVAITLSDVVVFGPIAFMTGMVGQMFRQFGLTVVVATLFSLFVSFTLTPMLAAKFYKNHSGDKEEKRTNRLWAWVGVKTNALGHRVVSFYRSLLKWSLQHRLKVLLVVVAGIAASISLLFTGAIGGEFISNTDQSKFSIVLELTPGTPLQKTDQVVKEFEDRLAKIPEVESYFSMVGLGGGAVAPGNASHRAKIYVNLVAKNKRDKTVWQIVDEVRKWDNLFPGVEMKVAEAALPGMAYMEAPIIIELSGPDSDTLVRLAGQMKEITEKTPGTLEVKSSWEENGQPEIQVKVNREKAALYGLSAGEIAQALRAAMAGEVATQYREKGKEYDITVQLTDIDRNNVEELGNTTVTNYRGETVLLKQVADLSYGEGPTQIRHKNRQRMIAITCNYKGASLAEIRKSLDAGFAKLDLPPGFKIEYDGDIKQMDDSNADLIQALVLSLILVYMILTILYESFLTPFIRMLSLPCGIIGAMIALAITGTNLDMMSLIGIIMLDGLAAKNGTLLIDYTNTLMERGLSLRDALLEAGTTRLRPIFMTSVTMIFGMLPTALAFAEGSEIRKGMGIVLVGGLITSTILTPILIPVAYTLIDDFKNRFFKGRRKKEPVSAGA is encoded by the coding sequence GTGAAGGTTACGGAACTGGCTATAAAAAAACCTGTGGCCATGACTATGATCATCATGTTTTTTGTGGTCCTGGGTTTGTTTTCCTATACTAAGCTGGGGGCAGACCTGTTTCCCAAAGCTAATATGCCTTTTGTTACAATTACCTCCATCTATCCCGGCGCCGGGACTGAAGAAATGGAGAGCCAAGTTGTTGACCCTATCGAGGAACAGGTTTCATCCATCAGTGGTTTGAAAAAAGTTGCTTCTTACATAAATGAGGGTGTGGCCACTACTGTCCTGGAATTTACCATGAGCACCGATGCTGATGTGGCGGTTAATGATACGCAAAAAGCTGTAGATGCTGTTTTGATTAAGCTGCCCAGAGACATGGACAAGCCGCTCGTGCAGAAGGTTGATTTAAATGCGGAACCTGTCATAACTATTGCTGTTTCGGGGGAGCGGTCGCTGAATGAAATTTACGAGATTGCCAGGGATAAAATAAAAGACCGGTTGGAATCAGTACCCGGTGTAGCTACAGTAAACATCGTAGGTGGGCAGGAAAGAGAAATCCTCGTTGAGGTTGACCGGAACAGGTTAGCTGCCTACGGTCTTTCCGTCAACCAGGTGATCCAGAGATTAAGCCTGGAAAACCATAATGTGCCCAGTGGCAAAATCAAACAAACCGACAGGAACTACAATATCAGGTTGTTGGGCGAGTTTACAGAGCTAAGAGAAATTGAGGACCTGTTGATTCCGCTGCCAACTGGGGGAACAATTCCGCTGAAGGATATTGCCAAGGTGTCTGATACTTTTAAAGAGATGGAACGCTTAAGCCGGCTGAATAAAAAAGAGGCTGTGGCTATTCTGGTGCAGAAGCAGAGTGATGCCAGTATTGTGGATACCGCCGAAGGTATCCGCAAGGAATTGGAAAGCATTAAAAAAGATGTGCCCGGCGATATAAAAATCGTTATCTCAGACGATACCTCAACTTTTATCACCAATTCTCTTGCCGATACCAAGAGAACCCTGGTAGAAGGCGTTGTAATGACGGGCATTGTTCTGTTGTTCTTCCTGCGGGAATGGCGGTCGCTGGTAATTGTCATGCTGGCCATTCCTACTTCCATTATTGCCACTTTTATGATGATGTACTTTTTCGGCTTCACCTTCAACATGCTGTCGTTGATGGGTTTATCTCTTTGTGTGGGCATTCTGGTTGATGATTCCATAGTAGTCCTGGAAAATATACACCGGCACCTGCAGATGGGGAAAAACGCTGAACAGGCAGCAATAGACGGCCGGGGAGAAATAGGCATGGCAGCAGTGGCAATAACTCTATCCGATGTGGTGGTATTTGGCCCGATTGCTTTTATGACCGGTATGGTGGGTCAGATGTTCCGCCAGTTTGGTTTGACTGTAGTAGTGGCAACCCTGTTTTCCCTTTTTGTTTCCTTTACCCTGACACCGATGTTGGCAGCCAAATTTTACAAGAACCACAGCGGCGATAAGGAGGAGAAAAGAACAAACAGGTTGTGGGCCTGGGTCGGCGTAAAAACTAATGCCCTGGGTCATCGGGTGGTCAGCTTTTACCGGAGTCTCTTGAAATGGTCTCTGCAGCACAGGCTGAAGGTTCTTCTGGTAGTAGTTGCAGGCATTGCGGCCAGTATTTCACTGCTTTTTACCGGTGCCATAGGCGGAGAGTTTATTTCCAATACTGACCAGAGCAAGTTTTCCATTGTATTGGAACTGACGCCGGGTACGCCGTTACAGAAGACTGATCAGGTTGTAAAAGAATTTGAAGACAGGCTGGCCAAAATACCTGAGGTGGAATCCTATTTTTCCATGGTCGGTTTGGGGGGAGGGGCTGTTGCCCCCGGCAATGCTTCTCACCGGGCCAAGATATATGTGAATCTGGTGGCCAAAAACAAACGGGACAAAACGGTCTGGCAGATTGTAGATGAAGTCAGAAAGTGGGACAACCTGTTCCCGGGTGTGGAAATGAAGGTGGCCGAGGCTGCCTTGCCGGGCATGGCCTATATGGAAGCGCCTATTATTATTGAACTTTCGGGCCCTGATTCAGATACTCTGGTCAGGCTGGCCGGCCAAATGAAAGAAATTACGGAAAAGACACCGGGCACCCTGGAAGTAAAAAGCTCCTGGGAAGAAAATGGACAGCCGGAAATTCAGGTCAAGGTGAACAGGGAAAAGGCTGCCCTCTACGGACTTTCGGCCGGAGAAATAGCCCAGGCTCTCAGAGCGGCTATGGCCGGCGAGGTGGCTACCCAGTACAGGGAAAAGGGTAAAGAATATGATATTACGGTACAGTTAACTGACATTGACAGAAATAACGTGGAAGAACTGGGTAATACAACTGTTACCAATTACCGGGGTGAGACGGTTCTGTTAAAACAGGTGGCAGACCTGTCCTACGGAGAAGGCCCCACGCAGATCCGGCATAAAAACCGGCAGCGGATGATTGCTATAACCTGTAATTATAAAGGCGCTTCCCTGGCCGAAATCCGAAAATCTCTCGATGCCGGTTTTGCCAAACTGGATTTGCCGCCGGGTTTCAAAATTGAGTATGACGGTGATATCAAGCAGATGGATGATTCCAATGCTGATTTGATTCAGGCACTGGTCCTGTCCCTGATCCTGGTTTACATGATCCTGACAATTTTGTATGAATCATTTCTTACGCCCTTTATCCGTATGCTGTCATTGCCCTGTGGTATTATCGGGGCTATGATAGCTCTGGCCATAACCGGAACCAACCTGGATATGATGTCTCTCATCGGTATTATTATGCTGGACGGTTTAGCCGCCAAAAACGGTACTCTGCTTATTGACTATACCAATACCCTGATGGAAAGGGGCCTTTCCCTGCGGGATGCCCTGCTGGAGGCGGGAACAACCAGATTGCGTCCTATATTTATGACATCGGTAACCATGATCTTCGGTATGCTACCAACAGCCCTGGCTTTTGCCGAAGGTTCGGAAATCAGGAAAGGCATGGGTATTGTTTTGGTAGGCGGCTTGATTACCTCCACCATATTGACGCCTATCCTGATACCTGTTGCCTATACCTTAATAGACGACTTTAAAAACCGGTTCTTTAAAGGCCGCAGGAAAAAGGAACCTGTTTCTGCCGGGGCATAA
- a CDS encoding TetR/AcrR family transcriptional regulator: protein MTRRERKKEATRLKIMETAIRLFKKRGFEQTTMNRISEEADVALGTLYNYFPSKEAIVGAYVGWVVADYREKNWPRVMELPSTYERFQFVLLIIAHWHEENKELSEIYISDLRNFYYGPNWEPVPKDGLEEGFTDIFKMGQEKGDVTDRFSSQTMARQLLGALYSATLHWLAESDGEPLKDRYLEVLDLFFKGCGRNDGVVSVSNLEVLYYMFF from the coding sequence ATGACAAGACGGGAGAGAAAAAAAGAAGCCACTCGTTTAAAAATTATGGAGACGGCCATCAGGCTTTTCAAAAAACGTGGTTTTGAACAGACTACGATGAACCGGATTTCTGAGGAAGCAGATGTAGCTCTGGGGACGTTATATAATTATTTTCCTTCCAAAGAAGCCATTGTCGGGGCTTATGTCGGTTGGGTGGTCGCAGATTACCGGGAAAAGAATTGGCCGCGGGTTATGGAATTACCCAGTACATACGAACGTTTTCAATTTGTCTTGTTAATTATAGCCCATTGGCATGAAGAAAACAAGGAACTTTCAGAAATATATATTTCCGACTTAAGAAATTTTTATTATGGGCCTAATTGGGAACCTGTGCCAAAAGACGGACTGGAAGAAGGTTTTACGGATATCTTTAAAATGGGCCAGGAAAAAGGTGATGTAACGGATAGATTTTCTTCGCAAACCATGGCCCGGCAGCTATTGGGAGCGCTGTATTCGGCTACTCTGCACTGGCTGGCGGAATCTGACGGGGAGCCGCTGAAAGACAGATATTTGGAAGTCCTTGATCTGTTTTTTAAGGGATGTGGGAGAAACGACGGTGTTGTTAGCGTAAGTAATTTGGAAGTTTTATATTATATGTTTTTTTAA
- a CDS encoding FAD-dependent oxidoreductase, with protein MSEKVVVIGGVAAGASAAAKARRTDEFSKIIIFERGPYVSFANCGLPYYLGGEIKERDELFLVTPERFKERFNIDVFVNHEVVKIHRDRKTVEVINHKSGERFEESYTKLMIATGGIPVRPPLEGADLKNIHSLWTVPDVDAVKTLVDSGRVRHAVIMGGGFVGIETAEALLQKGIQVTIVEKGNQLLSPWDPEMAGLVAQQLRRMGANVRLDVGIRRFLGAKTVETVELMDSTRLPADLVIISAGVQPELDLVVGAGLELGVTGGVLVNSRMQTSDPDIYAGGDIVESTHFITGQKVRVPLAGPANKQGRVAGANMVGGNMEFRGVINTSIIKVGPMTAARTGLNEKEAREAGLDYYTTFTVSPDHAGYYPGAEPMIVKLIVEKLSGRLLGGQVVGTRGIDKRIDILATAIYGKMTVFDLENLDLAYAPPFSSAKDPCIMAGFVAANVARGELQTVTGMEVLERLAEGRDVQILDVRTPDEYTRGHIPGAVNIPVDQFRNRLHEIDKTKEKILYCGIGYRSYLAYKILEHHGFKNIKNLGAGYHGWKMVEGLRNRKQ; from the coding sequence TTGAGTGAAAAAGTAGTTGTTATCGGCGGTGTTGCGGCTGGAGCAAGCGCTGCGGCAAAAGCCCGCAGGACTGATGAGTTTAGTAAAATTATAATTTTCGAGCGGGGCCCTTATGTTTCTTTTGCCAACTGCGGCTTGCCCTATTACCTGGGAGGCGAAATAAAAGAGCGCGATGAACTTTTTCTTGTCACGCCGGAACGTTTCAAAGAGCGCTTTAACATTGATGTTTTTGTTAACCATGAAGTTGTGAAAATACACAGGGACCGCAAAACCGTAGAAGTTATAAATCATAAGAGCGGGGAGCGGTTTGAAGAAAGTTATACCAAACTGATGATCGCCACAGGAGGAATTCCTGTAAGACCTCCCCTGGAGGGAGCCGATTTAAAAAATATCCATTCCCTGTGGACTGTTCCTGATGTGGATGCAGTTAAAACTCTGGTGGACAGCGGAAGAGTCAGACATGCTGTAATTATGGGGGGCGGTTTTGTTGGCATAGAAACTGCAGAAGCGCTCTTGCAGAAAGGAATACAGGTTACAATTGTGGAAAAGGGCAACCAACTGCTTTCACCATGGGACCCTGAAATGGCAGGGCTGGTGGCGCAGCAATTACGCAGAATGGGAGCAAATGTAAGGTTGGATGTAGGTATCCGGAGGTTTTTGGGGGCGAAAACCGTTGAGACGGTAGAGCTGATGGACAGTACTCGGTTACCGGCTGATTTGGTTATTATTTCTGCCGGTGTGCAGCCGGAACTTGATTTGGTCGTTGGTGCCGGCCTGGAGCTGGGGGTTACCGGGGGAGTCCTGGTGAATTCCAGAATGCAGACAAGTGATCCGGATATTTATGCCGGCGGGGATATTGTGGAGTCTACTCATTTCATCACCGGGCAAAAGGTCAGGGTTCCGCTGGCCGGTCCTGCTAACAAGCAGGGGCGGGTTGCCGGGGCCAACATGGTGGGCGGGAATATGGAATTTCGCGGAGTTATCAATACCTCCATAATTAAAGTCGGTCCTATGACAGCGGCGCGCACCGGTCTCAACGAAAAAGAAGCCAGGGAAGCGGGACTTGACTACTACACAACCTTTACGGTATCGCCTGACCACGCCGGTTATTATCCGGGTGCGGAACCCATGATAGTGAAGCTGATAGTGGAAAAACTGTCCGGCCGGCTTTTAGGCGGCCAGGTAGTTGGTACTAGGGGGATTGACAAGAGAATCGATATACTGGCGACGGCTATTTACGGGAAAATGACTGTTTTTGACCTGGAAAACCTGGATCTGGCTTATGCGCCACCTTTTTCTTCTGCCAAAGACCCGTGCATCATGGCCGGGTTCGTAGCGGCAAATGTGGCCAGGGGTGAACTGCAAACCGTTACCGGCATGGAAGTCCTTGAGCGGCTTGCGGAAGGCCGGGATGTGCAGATTCTGGATGTACGGACCCCGGATGAATATACAAGGGGACACATTCCGGGGGCAGTTAACATTCCTGTTGACCAGTTCAGAAACCGTCTCCATGAAATCGATAAAACGAAGGAAAAAATACTGTACTGCGGGATAGGTTACCGATCCTATTTGGCTTACAAAATTTTAGAACACCATGGGTTTAAAAATATAAAAAATCTGGGGGCCGGCTACCACGGGTGGAAAATGGTTGAGGGGCTGAGGAACAGGAAACAATGA
- a CDS encoding cytochrome c3 family protein, which produces MHRRVFFAVSLFFILTALLTGCSANKEQKKPLNRSNTKTYSTLYAEAADNPHTNGCVSCHKKTADVDRSLPVYVQRIEGHPEVKQGAVSACYNCHEAQKNYELYKKFYRRIHRAHWMSEIFYTKAKGRCASCHSVEKNGVSGIKDYPLAGYRSGLSDKGISQNGKQAPAKDQGQNKNRQQKEEWKSSEQEKKDKGQESNEQQAPGTQPQTQPTPGP; this is translated from the coding sequence ATGCATCGACGGGTATTTTTCGCGGTTTCCTTATTTTTTATTCTTACGGCCCTTTTGACCGGCTGTTCAGCCAACAAAGAACAGAAAAAACCTTTAAACCGGTCTAACACCAAAACTTATTCCACTTTATATGCCGAGGCTGCCGACAACCCGCACACCAATGGGTGCGTTTCCTGCCATAAGAAAACTGCCGATGTAGACCGGTCTCTGCCAGTTTATGTGCAGCGGATCGAGGGCCATCCGGAAGTTAAGCAGGGAGCCGTCAGCGCATGCTATAACTGCCACGAGGCACAAAAAAATTATGAGCTGTACAAAAAGTTTTACCGGCGCATTCACCGGGCCCACTGGATGAGCGAGATTTTTTATACAAAAGCCAAGGGACGCTGTGCTTCCTGCCATTCAGTTGAGAAAAACGGGGTCTCTGGCATCAAGGATTATCCTTTGGCGGGCTACCGTTCCGGATTAAGCGATAAGGGTATTTCACAGAACGGAAAGCAGGCGCCGGCAAAGGATCAGGGGCAAAACAAGAACCGGCAACAAAAAGAGGAATGGAAGTCCTCTGAGCAGGAAAAGAAAGATAAAGGCCAAGAAAGTAATGAACAGCAGGCGCCCGGGACCCAACCGCAGACCCAACCTACGCCGGGTCCCTGA
- the uppS gene encoding polyprenyl diphosphate synthase — protein sequence MTIPVFKRLPRHIGVIPDGNRRWAEKNGLPKEAGYSWGIAPGFYLYELASELGIEEMTFYGFTHDNTKRPVVQKRAFQKACVDAVFKLLEKDAALLVVGNTESPAFPRELLPFTKKRVNIGKGGMRVNFLVNYGWHWDLYHGMKAALPRKSAAKHVFHQSLASADISRIDLVIRWGGRRRLSGFLPVQTIYADFFIVDDLWPDFKPEHFYNALRWYEIQDITLGG from the coding sequence ATGACCATACCAGTGTTTAAACGCCTGCCCAGACACATTGGGGTAATTCCGGACGGTAACAGGAGATGGGCAGAAAAAAACGGCCTGCCCAAGGAAGCCGGTTACAGTTGGGGAATAGCTCCCGGTTTTTATCTATATGAGCTGGCCAGTGAATTAGGCATCGAAGAAATGACCTTTTATGGTTTTACGCACGATAATACGAAACGTCCTGTTGTGCAAAAAAGGGCTTTTCAAAAAGCCTGCGTTGATGCTGTATTTAAATTGCTGGAAAAGGATGCTGCCTTACTGGTAGTAGGTAATACCGAATCCCCTGCGTTTCCAAGGGAACTGCTTCCTTTTACCAAAAAACGCGTAAACATAGGCAAGGGAGGGATGCGGGTAAATTTCCTGGTCAATTACGGGTGGCATTGGGACCTGTACCATGGCATGAAAGCGGCTTTGCCCCGGAAATCCGCTGCTAAGCACGTATTTCACCAGTCACTGGCTTCCGCTGACATTTCCCGCATTGACCTTGTAATCAGGTGGGGGGGCAGGCGCCGGTTAAGCGGTTTTTTACCCGTGCAAACCATTTATGCGGATTTTTTTATAGTGGACGATTTGTGGCCGGACTTTAAACCTGAGCATTTTTATAATGCTCTGCGCTGGTACGAGATTCAGGACATTACCCTGGGAGGGTAA